The following are encoded together in the Sphingomicrobium clamense genome:
- a CDS encoding zinc-ribbon domain-containing protein produces the protein MILTCPSCDTRYVVKDGAIPPQGRKVRCANCSESWFEAGEAEPEAVAPEPEPAEQGTPPAEGPPAEEPVVDETPPDPAFAGSFDDFGGEQVPGIPEVPEEEAVPPPPAAPVTEQRDPFAKSEPRKQPVTLGDEPVEPEVAEAVEAQAAGQHVEIVEEATPAGEPEQIETPEDIAFANPIPDDYDVDDEPDRGWVKWVVGLLVIAAAAAAFYLYAPAQWKASLGLAEVEQESPLEVMLTSNDRQILESGNELLTISGRVINSGEEEQRVPPIEAILRDPEGTIVFSWTIPPPARTLAPGDSASFNSAQTDIPQGADRLTVQLAEVGA, from the coding sequence ATGATTTTGACCTGCCCATCCTGCGATACCCGCTATGTCGTGAAGGACGGCGCCATCCCGCCGCAGGGCCGCAAGGTGCGCTGCGCCAATTGCAGCGAGAGCTGGTTCGAGGCCGGCGAGGCCGAACCCGAAGCAGTAGCGCCGGAGCCCGAGCCCGCCGAGCAAGGCACGCCGCCTGCCGAGGGCCCGCCGGCCGAAGAACCGGTCGTTGACGAGACGCCGCCCGACCCGGCCTTCGCTGGAAGTTTCGACGACTTCGGGGGCGAGCAGGTCCCCGGGATCCCCGAGGTGCCCGAAGAAGAGGCGGTGCCGCCACCGCCCGCGGCGCCGGTCACGGAGCAACGCGATCCTTTCGCCAAGTCCGAGCCGCGCAAGCAGCCGGTGACGCTGGGCGACGAGCCGGTCGAACCCGAAGTTGCCGAAGCGGTCGAGGCGCAGGCTGCCGGACAGCATGTCGAGATTGTCGAGGAAGCCACGCCTGCGGGCGAGCCCGAACAGATCGAGACGCCCGAGGACATCGCCTTCGCCAATCCGATCCCCGACGACTATGACGTCGATGACGAGCCCGATCGCGGATGGGTGAAGTGGGTTGTCGGCCTGCTCGTGATCGCCGCGGCGGCGGCCGCCTTCTATCTCTATGCACCCGCGCAGTGGAAAGCGTCGCTCGGGCTGGCTGAAGTGGAGCAGGAATCACCGCTCGAAGTCATGCTGACCTCGAACGATCGCCAGATTCTCGAGAGCGGCAACGAGCTTCTTACCATCTCTGGCCGGGTCATCAACTCGGGCGAAGAGGAACAGCGCGTGCCGCCGATCGAGGCGATCCTGCGCGATCCCGAAGGCACGATCGTCTTTTCCTGGACCATTCCGCCGCCGGCACGCACGCTCGCGCCGGGCGACAGCGCCAGCTTCAACAGCGCGCAGACCGACATTCCGCAGGGCGCGGATCGCCTGACGGTCCAGCTCGCCGAGGTCGGCGCCTAA